A genomic stretch from Algoriphagus halophilus includes:
- a CDS encoding MCP four helix bundle domain-containing protein, whose protein sequence is MKKRRFQAIAIISVLLLLIYGKNLTERQAFKSISNTFTEVYQDRLVVEGYIFEISDRLFSIQKLIDHCNLDYDYTRVINEIQGHEEGIMELIVDFEKTNLTVEESDYLMDFKRIIENDLNIKNYDLLYTDSSGVNEKQVKLYDKKIALAKQDLENLSKIQMSEGEKLISKAKVQINRSQIWAQFEVALLIILIIVIYIFLFKRPSTNQETFS, encoded by the coding sequence TTGAAAAAAAGAAGATTTCAGGCAATAGCTATTATCTCTGTTCTTTTGCTTTTGATTTATGGTAAAAACTTAACTGAGAGGCAAGCTTTTAAAAGTATCAGCAATACTTTTACAGAGGTTTATCAGGACCGCTTAGTAGTGGAAGGATATATTTTTGAAATATCAGATCGTCTTTTCTCCATACAAAAGTTGATCGACCACTGTAATCTTGATTACGACTACACTAGGGTAATCAATGAAATACAAGGTCATGAAGAAGGAATCATGGAGTTAATTGTGGATTTTGAAAAAACCAATTTGACGGTTGAAGAATCTGATTATTTAATGGATTTCAAAAGAATTATAGAAAATGATCTAAATATCAAAAACTACGATCTTTTGTATACAGATTCCTCAGGAGTAAATGAAAAGCAAGTAAAACTATATGACAAAAAGATCGCTTTGGCCAAACAAGACTTGGAGAACTTGAGCAAAATCCAGATGAGTGAAGGGGAAAAATTAATCAGCAAAGCAAAAGTCCAAATTAACCGTTCCCAAATTTGGGCTCAATTCGAAGTTGCTTTGCTGATCATTCTAATTATTGTTATTTATATCTTCTTGTTTAAAAGACCTAGTACCAATCAAGAAACGTTTTCTTAA
- a CDS encoding gluconate 2-dehydrogenase subunit 3 family protein, translating to MTMNRRDALKSVVLMMGGTMVGATAILTGCTPEHQIEGLDFMPEDIAFLDELGDTIIPTTDTPGAKAVGIGSFMVMMVKDCYDANQQKTFVDGLNTINKEFKAEYGKAFVEATAEERTAYLNKMYEAAKASGDRKPEIIYMLKDLTVLGYFTSEIGATQALNYVEVPGRYDPCIPYNPGDKAYAI from the coding sequence ATGACTATGAATAGAAGAGACGCATTGAAAAGCGTTGTCCTAATGATGGGGGGAACAATGGTAGGTGCTACCGCCATCCTCACAGGTTGTACTCCTGAGCATCAAATCGAAGGACTTGATTTCATGCCAGAGGATATTGCTTTCCTCGATGAACTTGGAGATACCATTATCCCAACCACAGATACTCCAGGCGCTAAAGCAGTGGGTATAGGTTCCTTTATGGTAATGATGGTGAAGGATTGTTATGATGCAAACCAACAGAAAACGTTTGTCGATGGCTTGAATACCATCAATAAAGAGTTTAAAGCTGAATATGGTAAAGCATTTGTAGAGGCCACTGCGGAGGAGAGAACGGCTTATTTGAATAAGATGTATGAAGCAGCCAAAGCCAGTGGGGATAGAAAACCTGAAATTATCTACATGTTGAAGGATCTAACTGTACTAGGTTATTTCACTTCAGAAATTGGTGCTACCCAAGCATTAAATTATGTTGAAGTTCCTGGAAGATACGATCCTTGTATTCCTTACAACCCAGGTGATAAAGCATACGCGATATAA
- a CDS encoding sugar phosphate isomerase/epimerase family protein, which translates to MPAPEKGQAFYMMNNPRRKFIKMGAMLGVGSAFMPLQFCSPAKKEENVALETPEETKSKLESFGIQLYSVKDEMAADAKATMTALAGFGYSQFEGFDGGKGVLWGMKPAEFKTLTTDLGVQMVASHANVFENLDTQAEEAKEAGLEYLICPWIGAQKTIDEYKMMAEKFNQVGETLKSHGLKFAYHNHDYTFEMLEGVLPQDVLMDNTDPALVDFEMDIYWVYVAGVNPAEYLAKYPERFKLCHLKDAEADQGNGEERGVLFGSGEIPFGEIVKDSKSLGMDYFIVEQERFVNSTPMEAAEKNAAYLQNIFMY; encoded by the coding sequence ATGCCTGCTCCAGAAAAGGGGCAGGCTTTTTACATGATGAACAACCCTAGAAGAAAATTCATTAAGATGGGAGCAATGCTGGGTGTGGGCTCTGCCTTCATGCCTTTACAGTTTTGTTCCCCCGCAAAAAAAGAAGAAAATGTAGCCTTAGAAACTCCTGAAGAGACCAAATCAAAATTGGAATCTTTTGGAATCCAGCTCTATTCCGTAAAAGACGAAATGGCAGCGGATGCGAAAGCAACCATGACTGCATTAGCTGGTTTTGGATATTCCCAATTTGAAGGATTTGACGGAGGGAAAGGAGTGTTGTGGGGGATGAAACCAGCAGAATTTAAAACCCTGACTACGGATCTTGGAGTGCAAATGGTAGCCTCCCATGCCAATGTTTTTGAAAATCTAGATACCCAAGCAGAAGAAGCCAAAGAGGCTGGTTTGGAGTATTTGATTTGCCCATGGATTGGGGCTCAGAAAACCATTGATGAGTATAAAATGATGGCAGAGAAATTTAACCAAGTGGGAGAGACTTTAAAATCGCATGGGTTGAAGTTTGCCTATCATAACCATGATTATACATTTGAAATGTTGGAAGGAGTACTTCCCCAAGATGTGTTGATGGATAACACAGACCCTGCTTTGGTAGATTTTGAAATGGATATCTATTGGGTGTATGTGGCAGGAGTAAATCCTGCAGAATACCTGGCTAAATACCCTGAAAGATTCAAATTATGCCATTTAAAAGATGCAGAAGCTGATCAGGGAAATGGAGAAGAAAGAGGAGTTTTATTTGGCTCAGGAGAAATTCCTTTTGGAGAAATAGTAAAAGACTCCAAATCGCTGGGAATGGACTATTTTATTGTAGAACAAGAGCGTTTTGTAAATTCTACTCCGATGGAAGCAGCAGAGAAAAACGCTGCCTACCTGCAAAACATCTTTATGTATTAA
- a CDS encoding homogentisate 1,2-dioxygenase, translating to MAYYYRLGEIPPKRHTQFRQPDGSLYKEELVSSKGFSGIYSNLYHIFNPNEVKSIGKPRKYSWEPVKEHGLSQTHLKTSGVEITGEDYLSARKMLMMNSDVMMGICTPRKRKMDFFFKNADGDELIYVHDGEGVLYSQFGKLPVRKGDYIVIPRTTIYRFEFNEEGPLRLLVIESHGPIETVKRYRNEVGQLLEHSPYCERDIRTPEELHIEREKGDYLVQIKKQGMLYPYTYGHSPLDIVGWDGYLYPYALSIFDFEPITGRIHQPPPVHQTFQAWGFVICSFVPRLFDYHPLAIPAPYNHSNIDSDEVLYYAEGEFMSRKGIDRGSFTIHMGGLPHGPHPGTVEKSIGAKSTEEYAVMLDTFKSLEITTEAMEFVDKNYPMSWTE from the coding sequence ATGGCATATTATTATCGATTGGGAGAGATTCCCCCCAAAAGACATACTCAATTCAGACAGCCCGATGGAAGCCTTTACAAAGAGGAGTTAGTAAGCTCAAAAGGTTTTTCGGGGATCTACTCCAACTTGTACCATATTTTTAATCCCAATGAAGTAAAGTCCATAGGGAAGCCTAGAAAATATTCTTGGGAGCCGGTCAAAGAGCACGGTTTAAGTCAAACCCATCTAAAGACCTCTGGGGTGGAAATTACAGGGGAGGATTACCTAAGCGCCAGGAAAATGCTTATGATGAATTCTGATGTAATGATGGGAATTTGTACTCCTAGAAAACGCAAGATGGATTTCTTTTTCAAGAATGCAGATGGAGATGAATTAATCTATGTTCATGATGGTGAGGGAGTGTTGTATTCTCAATTTGGTAAATTACCCGTGAGGAAAGGGGATTATATTGTCATCCCAAGAACCACTATTTATCGATTTGAATTTAATGAAGAAGGACCATTAAGACTTCTAGTTATTGAGTCGCATGGCCCAATTGAGACAGTCAAACGATATAGAAATGAAGTAGGGCAGTTGTTAGAACATTCTCCTTATTGTGAACGGGATATTCGTACTCCCGAGGAATTGCATATTGAGCGTGAAAAAGGAGATTACCTGGTTCAAATAAAAAAACAAGGGATGCTTTATCCCTATACCTATGGCCACAGTCCATTGGATATCGTGGGGTGGGATGGTTATTTATATCCCTATGCACTTTCAATTTTCGATTTCGAGCCCATTACCGGAAGAATTCATCAACCGCCACCGGTTCATCAGACTTTTCAGGCATGGGGATTTGTGATATGTTCCTTTGTGCCAAGGCTTTTCGATTACCATCCATTGGCAATCCCTGCACCTTATAATCACTCCAATATTGACTCTGATGAGGTGTTGTATTATGCAGAGGGGGAATTTATGAGTAGAAAAGGAATAGACCGGGGTTCATTTACCATCCATATGGGTGGTTTACCGCATGGTCCACATCCTGGTACAGTAGAAAAATCCATTGGAGCCAAATCCACGGAGGAATATGCAGTCATGTTGGATACGTTTAAGTCTCTGGAAATTACCACCGAAGCAATGGAATTTGTAGATAAAAACTATCCGATGAGTTGGACCGAATAA
- a CDS encoding GMC oxidoreductase, with protein MANQAYDAIVVGSGISGGWAAKELTEKGLKVLLLERGPMVEHVKDYKSATLPPWEVPHRGRRTQEQLENHPNLRRDYVLNELNLDWWAHEDESPYVEEKPFTWFRGYQVGGRSLLWGRQSYRWSDLDFEGNAKEGIAVDWPIRYKDIAPWYSYVEKFAGVSGSKDGLDVLPDGEFMPPMPMNCVEKDAAAKIKEHYKGARTWTIGRPANITQPLPGRPGCQYRNKCSLGCPFGGYFSTQASTLPAADATGNLTLRPWSIVRRLIYDKDTQKATGVEVLDAETNQTIEYDAKVVFLCASAFNSTAILMRTATDIWPGGLGSSSGELGHNVMDHHFRLGASGTMEGYDDKYYFGRRPTGLYIPRFRNVNGDKRDYLRGFGYQGGASRSGWSRDVAEINFGAPLKEALTKPGPWSMGITAFGEILPYHENTIKLSDTVKDKWGMEALVMNAEIKDNELKMRKDMMADAAEMLEVAGFKNVNQWDAGYTFGQGIHEMGTARMGRDPKTSVLNGNNQVWEAKNVFVTDGACMTSAAAVNPSLTYMALTARAAAFAVDELKKGNL; from the coding sequence TGCAATTGTAGTTGGCTCCGGGATAAGTGGAGGTTGGGCTGCAAAAGAGCTTACTGAAAAGGGCCTCAAGGTGCTCCTATTGGAGCGAGGTCCCATGGTAGAACATGTTAAGGATTATAAATCGGCTACCCTACCACCTTGGGAGGTGCCACATAGAGGAAGAAGAACTCAAGAGCAGTTGGAAAACCATCCAAACTTGAGAAGAGACTATGTTCTGAATGAATTGAATTTGGATTGGTGGGCACATGAAGATGAATCTCCTTATGTGGAGGAAAAACCATTTACCTGGTTCAGAGGATATCAAGTAGGAGGTCGTTCGCTCCTTTGGGGAAGACAGTCCTACAGATGGTCAGATCTGGATTTTGAAGGAAATGCTAAAGAAGGAATTGCGGTGGATTGGCCGATTCGGTACAAAGATATTGCACCTTGGTATTCCTATGTAGAGAAGTTTGCTGGAGTTTCCGGTTCCAAGGATGGTTTAGATGTATTGCCTGATGGTGAATTTATGCCTCCTATGCCAATGAACTGTGTCGAAAAAGATGCCGCTGCAAAAATTAAAGAGCATTATAAAGGAGCCAGAACTTGGACTATTGGCCGCCCTGCCAATATTACCCAGCCACTTCCAGGAAGACCAGGCTGTCAGTACAGGAACAAGTGTTCTTTGGGATGTCCTTTCGGTGGATATTTTAGTACACAGGCATCTACTTTACCAGCGGCAGATGCTACTGGCAATTTAACCTTAAGGCCATGGTCAATTGTAAGAAGATTGATCTATGATAAAGATACCCAGAAAGCAACTGGAGTAGAGGTTTTGGATGCAGAGACCAACCAAACCATAGAGTATGATGCAAAAGTGGTGTTCTTATGTGCATCTGCATTTAACTCCACTGCAATCTTGATGAGAACGGCTACAGATATCTGGCCAGGAGGATTAGGAAGTAGCTCCGGAGAGCTTGGGCATAACGTAATGGATCACCATTTCCGTCTTGGTGCAAGTGGTACTATGGAAGGGTATGATGATAAATATTACTTTGGAAGAAGACCTACTGGACTTTATATACCTAGATTCCGAAATGTCAATGGAGACAAGCGGGATTACTTAAGAGGCTTTGGTTATCAAGGAGGAGCTAGCCGAAGTGGCTGGAGTAGAGATGTAGCTGAAATCAATTTTGGAGCTCCATTAAAAGAGGCACTTACTAAACCAGGACCATGGTCCATGGGTATTACCGCATTTGGTGAAATTCTACCTTATCATGAAAATACCATCAAATTAAGTGATACTGTGAAAGATAAGTGGGGAATGGAAGCATTGGTCATGAATGCAGAGATTAAGGATAATGAACTTAAAATGCGTAAGGATATGATGGCTGATGCAGCTGAAATGTTGGAAGTTGCTGGATTTAAGAATGTAAACCAATGGGATGCAGGATATACCTTCGGTCAAGGTATCCACGAAATGGGTACTGCCAGAATGGGTAGAGATCCTAAAACCTCTGTACTGAATGGAAACAACCAGGTATGGGAAGCGAAGAATGTGTTTGTCACTGATGGAGCTTGTATGACTTCAGCTGCCGCAGTAAACCCATCTCTTACTTACATGGCTTTGACTGCCAGAGCTGCTGCATTTGCAGTAGATGAACTGAAAAAAGGAAATCTCTAA
- the pafA gene encoding alkaline phosphatase PafA has translation MKKIGILLFLTVLALGPILAQTKTEKPKLIVGIIVDQMRQEYLYRFADRYKEGGFKRLMNDGFMMKNGHYNYIPTYTGPGHASVYTGTTPATHGIISNSWYVRSLKGSLYCAEDSTVTAVGGSAASGQISPRNLLTTTITDELRYATNKRSKVVGVAIKDRGASLPAGHLGDAYWYDSGTGEFMTSTYYYDSLPDWVQNFNEKKLAEKYLSQTWNTLYPIETYTQSIADNNDFEAPFAGKDTPTFPYVLDSLKQGNGELGLIASTPFGNTLTLDFAIAAMEGEDLGNRGETDFLALSFSSPDYIGHRFGPMSKEVEDNYLRLDLEFERLLNYLDEKYGEGEYLVFLTADHAVADVATHMISENIPAGNLNNSYIYAQLKGYTQLTYGEGDWIENLSNEQVFLNHELIREKGMNLKDMQDDLANFLLRFRGIKEVYTAYAMKNSEFTAGRAGRLQMGYNQKSSGDLLITLEPGWLTGGAKGTSHGTGYSYDTNVPMVFYGWNIPAGETSRYVTITDIAPTLSMMLDIKLPNGTTGHPITEITDQK, from the coding sequence ATGAAAAAAATCGGGATTTTACTTTTCCTTACAGTGTTGGCTCTTGGGCCCATTTTGGCACAAACCAAAACTGAAAAGCCTAAACTAATTGTAGGAATCATTGTCGACCAGATGCGTCAGGAATATTTGTACAGGTTTGCTGACCGATACAAAGAAGGTGGGTTTAAACGCCTAATGAACGATGGATTTATGATGAAAAACGGTCATTACAACTACATCCCTACCTACACTGGACCTGGACATGCTTCCGTTTATACAGGAACTACCCCTGCCACGCACGGGATCATCAGTAACAGCTGGTATGTCAGAAGTCTAAAAGGATCTCTATACTGCGCTGAAGATTCAACAGTAACTGCGGTCGGAGGTTCTGCCGCAAGTGGTCAAATCAGTCCAAGAAATTTATTGACTACTACCATTACAGATGAATTAAGGTATGCCACTAATAAAAGATCTAAGGTAGTGGGGGTTGCCATCAAGGACAGAGGGGCAAGCTTACCTGCTGGTCACCTGGGAGATGCCTATTGGTATGATAGCGGAACTGGCGAATTTATGACTTCCACCTATTACTATGATTCTTTACCTGATTGGGTTCAGAATTTCAATGAGAAAAAATTAGCTGAAAAGTATTTAAGCCAAACTTGGAATACACTTTACCCTATTGAGACTTATACTCAAAGTATTGCTGATAACAACGACTTTGAAGCACCATTTGCTGGAAAAGACACTCCAACTTTTCCATATGTTCTAGACTCTCTCAAACAGGGCAATGGTGAGTTGGGGCTGATTGCCTCTACGCCATTTGGGAATACTTTAACGCTAGACTTTGCCATCGCGGCAATGGAAGGTGAAGATCTTGGTAACCGTGGGGAGACAGACTTTTTAGCATTGAGTTTCTCTTCTCCTGACTACATAGGTCACCGATTCGGGCCTATGTCCAAAGAGGTGGAGGATAATTATCTTAGACTGGACTTAGAGTTTGAGCGATTATTAAACTACCTAGACGAAAAATACGGGGAAGGTGAATACCTTGTATTTCTTACTGCTGACCATGCTGTAGCAGACGTAGCTACACATATGATCAGTGAAAACATCCCAGCAGGCAATCTCAACAACAGCTATATCTATGCACAGCTCAAAGGATACACTCAACTTACTTATGGAGAAGGGGATTGGATAGAAAACCTTTCAAATGAACAAGTATTCTTGAATCATGAATTGATCAGGGAAAAAGGTATGAATCTAAAAGATATGCAAGATGACCTAGCTAATTTCTTGTTGAGATTCCGTGGTATTAAAGAAGTCTATACTGCATATGCCATGAAAAATTCAGAGTTCACAGCAGGAAGGGCAGGCAGGTTACAGATGGGGTATAATCAAAAATCTTCAGGTGATCTTTTGATTACTCTGGAGCCGGGCTGGTTAACAGGTGGAGCCAAAGGGACCTCTCATGGCACAGGCTATAGCTATGATACCAACGTACCTATGGTATTTTATGGTTGGAATATCCCGGCTGGTGAAACTTCTCGGTACGTGACCATCACCGATATTGCTCCTACCCTTTCCATGATGTTAGACATCAAACTACCAAATGGAACGACAGGGCACCCGATTACCGAAATAACTGACCAAAAATAA
- a CDS encoding carboxypeptidase-like regulatory domain-containing protein codes for MNNSIIIRSTFFFLLGFIFSVQFASAQDQQEKKVIQLSGIILNADSTDAVAGVNVYVPKKGRGTSSGRFGYFSMPVLEGDSVVFSFIGLKRQTFKVPESVENDRISLILTMEVDEIALAEVEVLPYPTEEEFKQAVIAMNVVDPMSISRANMSPEMLLRWAESMPASGGENFRYFQQGQVLQNQDLYGPRPLRLLDPFAWGQFIRSIKRGDLKKKD; via the coding sequence GTGAATAATTCAATAATCATCAGATCCACTTTCTTTTTCCTACTGGGATTTATTTTTTCAGTTCAGTTTGCCTCTGCCCAAGATCAGCAAGAAAAGAAGGTTATTCAGCTATCTGGAATTATCTTAAATGCAGATAGTACCGATGCGGTAGCAGGCGTAAACGTATACGTACCAAAGAAAGGAAGGGGTACAAGTAGTGGTCGGTTTGGTTATTTTTCCATGCCTGTGTTAGAAGGTGATAGTGTGGTGTTCAGCTTCATCGGATTAAAACGTCAGACATTCAAAGTTCCTGAATCAGTTGAAAATGACAGAATCAGCCTGATTTTAACAATGGAGGTGGATGAAATCGCTTTGGCTGAGGTGGAAGTTTTACCTTATCCCACCGAAGAGGAATTTAAGCAGGCGGTAATTGCGATGAATGTGGTAGATCCAATGTCGATCAGTAGGGCCAACATGAGCCCTGAAATGCTACTTCGTTGGGCTGAAAGCATGCCTGCTTCAGGAGGAGAGAATTTTAGGTACTTCCAGCAAGGCCAAGTACTTCAGAATCAGGATTTGTACGGACCTAGACCCCTTAGGCTTCTGGATCCATTTGCTTGGGGGCAATTTATCCGATCCATTAAGAGAGGTGATCTGAAGAAGAAGGATTAA
- a CDS encoding aminopeptidase P family protein produces MKNIFVLISVFLFSLSIHAQSYFEDALSSDWHKERRAILRSKMPANSAAVIFNNPVKNRSNDVDYIYHPNTDFYYLTGLREPNAVLVIFSEKRELNGVMSDEMIYVQPRDPMSEMWNGKRLGVEGVKEKLGFEQVYLYEEFTGIQQIDFSSFDKILSFDLSDDIEGSSANADLKKMVASFKTSSGYPKEVAPINLQMYEMIRASNTDNAANVVQIINRAKQRYPEVEDDPVLKDFVNADSPEQRMEVKGKLPQQKVDLFLLTEIMEGLREVKTVEEQELMRAAARISAIGQIEVMKAAKPGMSEREIQGIHEFIYKRYGAEDVGYPSIVGAGNNGCILHYIENDMEHISDRLLLMDLGAEWKGYTADVTRTIPVNGTFNEEEKAIYELVLKSQDAGIALSKIGVDFATIGTETRRIIDEGLVELGIIKAGQRHTYFPHGTSHHVGLDVHDRGARGPLKEGAIITVEPGIYIPDGSDCDPKWWGIAVRIEDDILVTKEGPVNLSGDAPRTVEAIEQMMKIPSVLEEWVLPELK; encoded by the coding sequence ATGAAAAATATTTTCGTCCTTATTTCGGTTTTCCTCTTTTCACTCAGTATTCATGCCCAGTCTTATTTTGAGGATGCCCTCAGCAGTGACTGGCACAAAGAAAGAAGAGCAATTCTAAGGAGTAAAATGCCTGCTAATTCAGCTGCGGTTATCTTTAATAATCCGGTAAAGAACAGGTCCAATGATGTTGATTATATTTATCATCCCAATACCGATTTTTATTATTTGACAGGGTTGAGGGAGCCCAATGCAGTTTTGGTGATTTTTAGTGAAAAGAGGGAACTGAATGGAGTAATGAGCGATGAAATGATCTACGTTCAGCCAAGAGACCCTATGTCAGAGATGTGGAATGGAAAGAGACTGGGAGTGGAAGGAGTAAAAGAGAAATTGGGCTTTGAACAGGTTTATTTGTACGAAGAGTTTACTGGGATCCAACAAATAGATTTTTCCTCATTTGATAAAATTTTGTCCTTTGATTTATCTGATGATATAGAAGGGAGTAGTGCCAATGCGGATTTGAAAAAGATGGTAGCTTCTTTTAAAACTTCTTCTGGTTACCCAAAGGAAGTTGCTCCGATTAACCTTCAGATGTATGAGATGATTAGGGCAAGTAACACAGATAATGCAGCAAATGTGGTACAAATCATCAACCGCGCGAAACAACGATATCCGGAAGTAGAGGATGATCCAGTTTTAAAAGATTTTGTGAATGCAGATTCTCCGGAACAAAGAATGGAAGTGAAAGGGAAGCTACCTCAACAAAAAGTGGATTTATTTCTATTGACAGAGATCATGGAAGGTCTTCGTGAAGTGAAGACAGTGGAGGAGCAAGAGTTAATGAGAGCAGCTGCCAGGATTTCAGCCATAGGCCAAATAGAGGTGATGAAGGCCGCTAAACCTGGTATGTCAGAGCGAGAGATTCAAGGGATTCATGAATTCATCTATAAAAGATATGGTGCAGAAGATGTAGGATATCCCTCTATTGTGGGTGCTGGAAATAACGGTTGTATTCTCCATTACATTGAAAATGATATGGAGCATATCAGCGATAGATTATTGTTAATGGATCTTGGAGCAGAATGGAAAGGATATACCGCAGATGTTACCAGGACCATCCCAGTAAATGGTACCTTCAATGAAGAAGAAAAAGCCATTTACGAATTGGTATTGAAATCTCAGGATGCAGGGATCGCTCTTAGCAAAATCGGAGTGGATTTCGCAACTATAGGCACTGAAACCAGGCGAATCATTGATGAGGGATTGGTCGAGCTTGGAATTATTAAAGCAGGACAAAGGCATACTTATTTTCCTCACGGAACCAGCCATCACGTAGGATTAGACGTGCATGATCGAGGGGCAAGAGGTCCTTTAAAAGAGGGGGCGATTATTACGGTGGAACCGGGGATTTATATACCTGATGGTTCGGATTGTGACCCCAAATGGTGGGGGATAGCGGTGAGAATTGAAGATGATATTTTAGTCACCAAAGAAGGGCCGGTTAATTTGTCAGGAGATGCCCCTAGAACGGTGGAAGCAATAGAGCAAATGATGAAAATCCCAAGCGTCTTGGAAGAGTGGGTCTTGCCAGAGTTAAAATAA
- a CDS encoding ArsR/SmtB family transcription factor, with the protein MRLKNISLNYGLRIFKALSEESRVRIIHLLMLNKELSISDLEHILDFTQTKTSRHLIYLKNAGLLGSRRVDQWMFYYILEEYLEIFQAVFKFIQKDSSLIKDQETFEILKSNRELAINKIQNNQYRR; encoded by the coding sequence ATGAGACTTAAAAATATCAGTTTAAACTATGGACTCCGAATATTTAAAGCACTTTCTGAGGAGTCTAGGGTGAGAATCATCCATTTATTAATGTTGAACAAGGAATTGTCCATTTCTGACTTGGAACATATCTTGGATTTCACCCAAACGAAAACAAGTAGGCACTTAATTTATTTAAAGAATGCAGGCTTGCTTGGAAGCAGGAGAGTAGATCAATGGATGTTTTATTACATCCTGGAGGAATACCTCGAAATCTTTCAGGCGGTTTTTAAGTTTATTCAAAAAGACTCCAGTTTGATAAAAGACCAGGAAACATTCGAAATCCTCAAATCCAACCGGGAACTTGCAATAAATAAAATTCAGAATAATCAATACAGAAGATAA
- a CDS encoding glycoside hydrolase family 16 protein gives MKRIPFIILLIWSYQVQAQKAKLLWSDEFDQDGLPNPKNWSYNVGDHGWGNDELEYYTEANLDNARVENGVLIIEAIQDPSYPKGYTSARLVTKGKASWKYGYIEVKAKLPTGRGTWPAIWMLAEKNIHGGWPANGEIDIMEHVGYDPGKVHGTVHTEAFNHKIGTQKGNYLMVADFDSEFHLYAINWTKEKIDFYIDQQLYFSFENTGGDYKEWPFDQPFHLILNIAVGGGWGGQQGIDPTIWPQKMEIDYVRVYNKNPLN, from the coding sequence ATGAAAAGAATCCCATTCATAATCCTTCTTATTTGGAGTTATCAGGTGCAAGCACAGAAAGCAAAATTGCTTTGGTCTGATGAATTTGATCAAGATGGGTTGCCCAATCCTAAAAATTGGAGTTATAATGTTGGAGATCATGGATGGGGCAATGATGAATTAGAATATTACACGGAGGCAAATCTGGATAATGCGAGAGTAGAAAATGGTGTTTTAATTATTGAAGCAATCCAAGACCCTTCCTATCCAAAAGGATATACTTCCGCAAGATTGGTCACCAAAGGCAAAGCCTCTTGGAAATATGGCTATATAGAAGTCAAAGCTAAACTTCCAACAGGTAGAGGAACCTGGCCGGCCATCTGGATGCTGGCAGAAAAAAACATCCATGGGGGTTGGCCGGCAAATGGTGAAATTGACATCATGGAACATGTAGGATATGACCCGGGGAAAGTGCATGGAACCGTTCATACAGAAGCATTTAACCATAAAATCGGCACCCAAAAAGGAAATTACTTGATGGTTGCTGATTTCGATTCTGAGTTCCATCTTTACGCCATCAATTGGACAAAAGAGAAAATCGATTTCTATATTGATCAACAACTCTATTTCTCATTTGAGAATACTGGGGGAGATTACAAGGAATGGCCTTTTGATCAACCCTTTCATTTGATTCTTAATATTGCTGTAGGTGGCGGATGGGGAGGTCAACAAGGAATTGACCCTACTATTTGGCCTCAGAAAATGGAAATTGATTATGTTAGGGTTTATAATAAGAACCCCCTCAATTAA